DNA from Lactobacillus sp. ESL0791:
GGTCTTTTGCCTAGATTACACTACAAAAAGATACAAAATTTAAAGATATTTACAATAATATTCAACTTTAATAATTGCTCTTAAACAATATTTTTCAAAAGTATAGTTTTTTCCAGACACTTTAATATTTTCTATCAATAAATTGTTGTTAATATAGAATAACTAAAAAAAATTTCAAAGCCTAATTATCCGGTCAAATTGTCGTTCAATTTCTGGGCGCAAGTGGTGAGAAATATAAACTAGTGTCACGCCTTGCAGATCAAGTAATCCCTGTTCAATCTTCTGCCCGTCTTTTTCATCAATTGCTGAAGTAATTTCATCCGCCAAAATTACCGCCGGTTCAGTCAACAGATTTCTTGCTAAAGCAATACGCTGCTTCTGGCCACCAGAAATATTATTGCCAGCGTGTTTCAGCATGGTATCCAAGCCTTGCGGGCTAGCCGCAATAAAATCTTCTAAACCAGCTTGGTTAATTGCTGTTTGCAAAGCTTGGTCTGTAACACTACGTCCCAGCGTAATATTAAACCGCAGACTGCCATCAAAAATATAGGCGGTCTGGTCAACATAAGCCAACTGCTGACGCAAAGAATTTTTATCAATTGTAGCGTAATCAATGCCGTCCCAAGCTAGCTTGCCGTGATAACCTGTCAGAAGTCCCGCGAGCAGTTTAACAAAAGTTGACTTGCCGCAGCCTGACGGACCGACAATCGCGACCCGTTCGCCCCTTTTGATTGTTCCCGAAAAATTAGTGAAAATTGGTTTACTTTTTTCATCATAGCTAAAGGATAGATTTTCAAAATCAATGCTGGTTGACAGAGGGCTAACTTTAACTTGCTTAGTCAGTTTCTTCTTCGCAATGTGATATTTTTCAAAAACTGCTTGAACAGATCTAATCCAAGTCAAGCAATAGCTGACCATGGTAAGACTGCCAAAAATATTGCCAGCCATTGAGCCCACAATTAAAATTGCACCAATCGGTAATTGGTGCTGGTACGCCAAAATCCCCGCTTGAATTGTCAAACTAGCTTGTGCAAGTAAGCTAATAATATTAACTAAAGCGCTAGACACACCATTCACAGCCATATAGTCTACGGTCGCCTGACCAGAATCTTCAGAAGCCGCCAGTGTTTTTTGTACGATTAGTTTTCTTTGCCCCAACATCAGTAAATTAGTAAATCCCTCTAAAATGTCGGTTAGTCTGGCTGTTAAAACTTGATTTTGCTTGCTCATTTTCGTCGATAAATCAGCCAATTTTTTACGAAATATCCTCGGAAATAAAACCATGATGATGGCAAAAATAATTGTGGTTACTAATAAGAACGGATTATATGAAAACAATAATATCGCTGAATAAAGCGACAATATGCCGTCTTGAAATAAGCTACAAATGCTAGTCAGCCCGTTATCATTAATCTGGTTAATATCATTCGTAAACCAAGAAACATAATCAGCTTCTGTGTGCGCGTTAAAATTTTCAAATTCTTGTTGGGAAATTTCGGTAGAGATATCGCCTCTAATGAGATTATCAACTGTCTTTTGCACAACTGCTTCATATTTTTGGACAACATAGACCAAAGCCGCATAACAAATGTAACTCCCAATCGAAAGCAGTTCGTTAGTAACAAAATCCGGCAAATGAAATTTGGTCAGTGCCGTAATCGCATTACCAGAATACACGCTGCCAGCAACTTGGGCTACTTGCCAAACTGCCAGCAAAATTGCTAAGAGAAGATACTGCCGCCAATTACGCAGGATATACGCTTTAAGTGTAAATTTTTTCTCAGTCATGTTTTTGTCCCTTCTTTCCTAATTAACGATATCTTTGTTATAGTCAAAAATTTTGTTAAAATATTTTTTAGACGTATTTGC
Protein-coding regions in this window:
- a CDS encoding ABC transporter ATP-binding protein; amino-acid sequence: MTEKKFTLKAYILRNWRQYLLLAILLAVWQVAQVAGSVYSGNAITALTKFHLPDFVTNELLSIGSYICYAALVYVVQKYEAVVQKTVDNLIRGDISTEISQQEFENFNAHTEADYVSWFTNDINQINDNGLTSICSLFQDGILSLYSAILLFSYNPFLLVTTIIFAIIMVLFPRIFRKKLADLSTKMSKQNQVLTARLTDILEGFTNLLMLGQRKLIVQKTLAASEDSGQATVDYMAVNGVSSALVNIISLLAQASLTIQAGILAYQHQLPIGAILIVGSMAGNIFGSLTMVSYCLTWIRSVQAVFEKYHIAKKKLTKQVKVSPLSTSIDFENLSFSYDEKSKPIFTNFSGTIKRGERVAIVGPSGCGKSTFVKLLAGLLTGYHGKLAWDGIDYATIDKNSLRQQLAYVDQTAYIFDGSLRFNITLGRSVTDQALQTAINQAGLEDFIAASPQGLDTMLKHAGNNISGGQKQRIALARNLLTEPAVILADEITSAIDEKDGQKIEQGLLDLQGVTLVYISHHLRPEIERQFDRIIRL